From the Rhodanobacter soli genome, one window contains:
- a CDS encoding AMP nucleosidase — MKNKQEIVSNWLPRYTGTPLEQFGEHILLTNFGHYVELFAQWHGVEVQGRDRPMPNATADGITLINFGMGSPNAATVMDLLSAIEPRAALFLGKCGGVKKKNQLGDLVLPIAAIRGEGTSNDYLPPEVPALPAFQLQRAVSTMIRDLGHDYWTGTVYTTNRRVWEHDDTFKDYLRRTRCMAVDMETATIFAAGFANRIPCGALLLVSDQPMIPEGVKTEASDRSITSQFVEAHIKIGIEALKLVRRNGRSVKHLRFEADGDTE; from the coding sequence ATGAAGAACAAGCAGGAAATCGTCTCCAACTGGCTGCCGCGCTATACCGGCACGCCGCTCGAACAATTCGGCGAACACATCCTCCTGACCAACTTCGGTCACTACGTGGAATTGTTCGCGCAGTGGCACGGGGTGGAAGTGCAGGGCCGCGACCGGCCGATGCCGAATGCCACCGCCGACGGCATCACCCTGATCAACTTCGGCATGGGCAGCCCGAACGCCGCCACCGTGATGGACCTGCTCAGCGCGATCGAGCCACGCGCCGCGTTGTTCCTGGGCAAGTGCGGCGGGGTCAAGAAGAAGAACCAGCTCGGCGACCTGGTGCTGCCGATTGCCGCGATCCGGGGCGAAGGCACCAGCAACGACTATCTGCCGCCGGAGGTGCCGGCGCTGCCGGCGTTCCAGCTGCAGCGCGCGGTCTCCACCATGATCCGCGACCTCGGCCACGACTACTGGACCGGCACGGTGTACACCACCAACCGCCGCGTGTGGGAACACGACGACACGTTCAAGGATTATCTGCGGCGCACCCGCTGCATGGCGGTGGACATGGAGACGGCGACCATCTTCGCCGCCGGCTTCGCCAACCGGATCCCCTGCGGCGCCCTGCTGCTGGTGTCCGACCAGCCGATGATCCCGGAAGGGGTGAAAACCGAGGCGAGCGACCGCAGCATCACCTCGCAGTTCGTCGAGGCGCACATCAAGATCGGCATCGAGGCCCTCAAATTGGTGCGCCGCAACGGACGCAGCGTGAAACACCTGCGTTTCGAGGCGGACGGAGACACAGAATAG
- a CDS encoding TonB-dependent receptor plug domain-containing protein: MKLGVKKLSSAVRLALSLGAVIAVGVSGTALAQDSGAQDQSTQDQQPNQKAPTTLQTIVVTGSNIRRVDLETSNPVVVIDRAAILATGKLTLGDLVQQLPAMTGGAVNPQVNNGGGTGSSSINLRGLGSRRTLILVDGRRLLSKDPNAVPVDAIERIEVLPNGASATYGSDAIGGVVNFILRKDYQGATFTANVGESDRGDGDQSGYSFTFGQTSDKGSIMAGVNYNKQDGVLSAARGFAKDALTLSGSQVVIGGSSSTPVGRIQLPVSMQGAFGCSNVSLNPGGNSQVVTTANYHCYGNADKYNYAAINLIMTPQERTGGFINGSYNLGEHVSAYLEAIYQKTSASFQLAPAVYGTDTTGASLDMNNAFNPFGVPFGTTGNQFRSRLTSNGPRMAGIGRTDAQINTGFRGDFTVFDKNWTWDVGFNYGHQSIVTTTGGLVDQGALYTGASTLNADGTASCPPGVSTVACQFNPFDMTAPGTVAAIKAANVTAPSNNFVIQKTWHAGINGEVFSLPAGAVQLAVGAEYRKDYQHATPAPQLQIDNSTGTCVLGSQCLTAVQGGYNTKDVYAEAFIPVLSDLPGVKSLNVTVGDRYSRIQGFGSTNNMKVALEWRPIDDLLLRGSMEEVFRAPSLTELFTAGSDAPLIHSDPCDGYTGAPAGSPLAQACQFVPTDGSFRDVAVATQTQASTVVQGARVAGFPVKPEHGKTFDLGLVYSPSYVSGLSTSIDFWHVNLNDTITNVGLQSLLNLCAAGSTQYCQYIHRNPNPGANQGQLLQSTVEPFGNLGSVSTGGVDWSANYKLPQFSFGQFSMGINATYLKYFNQQTAPGVAGNVTYHDAGHLLPFGSAQASACPDAVGVCLFPRWRGQGFVDWQMGGWNASWRMRYIGRFQNGGPAFTLQDTLPNGENGSVLKYGATVYNDVSVGYNIALLNTRVDFGVNNVFDKQPPMLYANNTLNANSDPSDFDFMGRYYYARVTVKF, from the coding sequence ATGAAACTTGGGGTCAAGAAACTTTCTTCGGCAGTCCGCCTGGCACTCTCGCTGGGTGCGGTCATCGCGGTAGGCGTATCGGGCACTGCACTTGCCCAGGACTCGGGCGCGCAGGATCAGTCCACGCAGGATCAGCAACCAAATCAGAAGGCACCCACTACCCTGCAGACCATCGTGGTCACAGGCTCGAATATCCGTCGCGTCGACCTGGAAACGTCCAATCCGGTGGTTGTCATTGACCGTGCGGCGATTCTGGCTACCGGCAAGTTAACCCTGGGCGATCTGGTGCAGCAGCTCCCGGCAATGACCGGCGGTGCTGTCAATCCGCAGGTCAACAACGGCGGCGGTACGGGTTCGTCGAGCATCAATCTGCGCGGCTTGGGTTCGCGTCGCACGTTGATCCTGGTTGATGGTCGTCGCCTGCTGAGCAAGGACCCGAACGCCGTTCCAGTCGACGCGATCGAGCGCATCGAAGTGCTACCCAACGGTGCTTCGGCAACCTACGGTTCGGACGCCATCGGTGGCGTGGTCAACTTCATCCTGCGCAAGGACTACCAAGGCGCCACGTTCACAGCCAACGTGGGCGAGTCCGACCGTGGCGACGGTGATCAGAGTGGCTACAGCTTCACTTTCGGACAGACGTCCGACAAGGGAAGCATCATGGCCGGCGTCAACTACAACAAGCAGGACGGCGTATTATCGGCCGCGCGCGGCTTCGCCAAGGATGCGCTGACCCTCTCTGGCAGCCAGGTCGTCATCGGCGGTTCGTCGTCCACGCCGGTCGGTCGTATCCAACTGCCGGTCAGCATGCAGGGCGCCTTCGGCTGTTCTAACGTGTCGCTGAACCCGGGTGGCAACAGTCAGGTGGTCACCACGGCCAATTACCACTGCTATGGCAACGCCGACAAGTACAATTACGCGGCGATCAACCTGATCATGACCCCGCAGGAGCGTACCGGCGGGTTCATCAACGGTTCGTACAACCTCGGTGAGCACGTCTCGGCCTACCTGGAAGCGATCTACCAGAAGACGTCGGCCAGTTTCCAGTTGGCGCCCGCGGTCTATGGCACCGATACGACGGGCGCGTCGCTTGACATGAATAATGCGTTCAATCCGTTCGGCGTACCGTTCGGGACCACTGGCAACCAGTTCCGCTCGCGGCTGACCTCGAACGGCCCCCGCATGGCCGGGATTGGCAGGACGGACGCCCAGATCAACACCGGTTTCAGGGGCGACTTCACGGTCTTCGACAAAAACTGGACCTGGGACGTCGGCTTCAACTACGGTCATCAAAGCATTGTCACCACCACTGGTGGCCTGGTGGATCAGGGGGCGCTGTATACAGGCGCCTCCACGCTGAACGCGGACGGTACGGCGTCGTGCCCTCCCGGTGTCAGCACGGTGGCCTGCCAGTTCAATCCGTTCGACATGACCGCCCCTGGTACCGTTGCGGCAATCAAGGCGGCCAATGTGACGGCCCCCAGCAATAACTTCGTGATCCAGAAGACCTGGCACGCCGGTATCAATGGTGAGGTGTTCAGCCTGCCGGCAGGCGCCGTACAGTTGGCGGTCGGTGCGGAATATCGCAAGGATTATCAGCACGCCACCCCCGCTCCGCAGTTGCAGATCGATAATTCCACAGGTACCTGTGTCTTGGGCAGCCAGTGCCTTACCGCGGTGCAGGGCGGTTACAACACCAAGGACGTCTACGCGGAAGCGTTCATTCCGGTCCTCAGTGATTTGCCGGGTGTGAAGTCGCTGAATGTCACCGTCGGCGACCGTTATTCGAGAATCCAGGGTTTCGGCAGCACGAACAACATGAAGGTGGCGTTGGAGTGGCGGCCGATCGACGATCTGTTGCTGCGTGGCTCGATGGAAGAGGTGTTCCGCGCGCCGTCCCTCACCGAGCTCTTCACGGCGGGCTCCGACGCGCCGTTGATCCACAGTGACCCGTGTGACGGCTATACCGGCGCGCCGGCCGGTTCGCCACTCGCCCAGGCCTGTCAGTTCGTACCCACCGATGGCTCGTTCCGGGACGTCGCCGTGGCGACGCAGACCCAGGCGAGCACGGTTGTACAAGGTGCTCGCGTGGCCGGCTTCCCGGTCAAGCCGGAACATGGCAAGACCTTCGACCTTGGCTTGGTCTACAGTCCGTCGTATGTGTCGGGCTTGTCCACCAGCATCGACTTCTGGCATGTGAACCTGAACGACACCATCACCAACGTGGGCCTGCAGAGTCTGCTCAACCTATGTGCCGCCGGTTCGACCCAGTATTGCCAGTACATTCACCGTAATCCCAACCCTGGCGCCAATCAGGGTCAGTTGCTGCAGTCCACGGTTGAGCCATTTGGCAACTTGGGCAGCGTGAGCACCGGCGGCGTCGACTGGTCGGCAAACTACAAGCTGCCGCAGTTCAGCTTCGGTCAGTTCAGCATGGGCATCAACGCCACCTACCTGAAGTACTTCAACCAGCAGACGGCACCGGGTGTGGCAGGTAACGTGACGTACCACGATGCCGGTCATCTCCTGCCGTTCGGTTCCGCACAGGCCTCCGCCTGCCCGGATGCCGTAGGTGTCTGCCTGTTTCCGCGCTGGCGTGGGCAAGGGTTTGTGGATTGGCAGATGGGCGGTTGGAATGCTTCGTGGCGCATGCGCTACATCGGCCGGTTCCAGAATGGCGGCCCGGCTTTTACGCTGCAGGACACGTTGCCGAACGGAGAGAACGGTAGCGTGCTCAAGTACGGCGCAACGGTCTACAACGACGTGTCAGTCGGCTACAACATCGCACTGCTGAACACGCGCGTGGACTTTGGCGTGAACAATGTGTTCGACAAGCAGCCGCCCATGCTGTACGCGAACAACACGCTCAATGCCAACAGCGACCCGAGCGACTTCGACTTCATGGGCCGCTACTACTACGCTCGCGTGACGGTCAAGTTCTAA
- a CDS encoding tetratricopeptide repeat-containing sulfotransferase family protein has protein sequence MNAHTVSQIAAAINAGHPARAEQLCRQALPEFPQDEDLLLLLAMSLHAQQQLAAARSIYAELTRLAPASSLHWNNYATVLADAGAHDEAQAAYAKAIQLDPTNPLPKSQLGLLLIEQHDYLAARDVLLDLVALDQESVQARIQAARACCLSQDIRGAGDLLKPWRHWLPLNDDGLQLELAQVLTLRNDVPAAAELLEDLIARRPAHPKARLLLASVYERFNRLADAEAMVSPMVRMAADWTDAMRNEADHLLATLALRRKDLVGARQLLELCGPQGDDDYAHYFQLASVYDKLGDTTAAMGALREAHRLEARERRFESLEHFTPAAPAMPTDAPRVSAEQYARWPQLIAPEAHDSPVFVVGFPRSGTTLLEQMLDAHPGLQSMDENPFFNNLADTLRQHDPRILDDFGVLRQFDCDELRKRYHAMVAERIARRWDAQLVDKNPLNMQWLPMIHRLFPAAKIIFALRHPCDVILSCYMQNFRSSGLAAACNTLTRLAHAYVEIMTCWLEEVSILQPDMMVSRYEDLVLDFPQQAARIAQFLELEDAVPMLSFDQHARSKTYIGTPSYSQVIEPVNRKGLGRWHRYRSEFEPVLPILEPMLRHWGYDTEMYSSSPAN, from the coding sequence ATGAACGCCCATACCGTTTCCCAGATTGCCGCCGCGATAAACGCCGGCCACCCCGCTCGCGCAGAACAACTGTGCCGGCAGGCATTGCCCGAATTCCCGCAGGATGAGGATCTGCTGTTGCTGCTGGCCATGAGCCTGCATGCCCAACAGCAGCTGGCCGCCGCCCGGTCGATCTATGCCGAGCTGACACGGCTGGCCCCGGCGAGCAGTCTGCACTGGAACAATTACGCCACCGTGCTGGCGGATGCCGGCGCGCACGACGAGGCGCAGGCGGCCTATGCAAAGGCGATCCAGCTGGACCCGACCAATCCGCTGCCCAAGAGCCAGTTGGGGCTTTTGCTGATCGAGCAACACGATTATCTGGCCGCACGTGACGTGTTGCTTGACCTCGTTGCGCTGGATCAGGAGTCGGTACAGGCACGTATTCAGGCCGCCAGGGCGTGCTGCCTCAGTCAGGATATCCGGGGTGCCGGCGACTTGCTCAAACCCTGGCGCCACTGGTTGCCGCTGAACGACGACGGGCTGCAACTGGAGCTGGCGCAGGTACTGACGCTGCGGAACGATGTGCCCGCAGCGGCTGAGCTGCTGGAGGACCTGATTGCCCGCCGGCCTGCTCACCCGAAAGCACGGCTCCTGCTGGCCAGCGTGTATGAGCGGTTCAATCGGTTGGCGGACGCGGAGGCGATGGTGTCGCCGATGGTTCGCATGGCGGCGGACTGGACTGACGCCATGCGCAATGAGGCGGACCATCTGCTGGCCACGCTGGCATTGCGCCGGAAGGACCTGGTCGGTGCGAGGCAGCTGCTGGAGCTATGCGGGCCACAGGGCGACGACGATTATGCCCATTATTTCCAGCTGGCTTCCGTGTACGACAAGCTGGGCGATACCACGGCGGCGATGGGCGCCTTGCGCGAGGCGCATCGCCTGGAGGCGCGGGAGCGGCGGTTCGAATCGCTGGAGCATTTCACGCCTGCTGCGCCGGCCATGCCGACGGATGCTCCGCGGGTGTCGGCCGAACAGTATGCTCGCTGGCCGCAACTGATCGCGCCCGAGGCGCACGATTCGCCAGTCTTTGTGGTGGGTTTTCCGCGTTCGGGCACCACCTTGCTCGAGCAGATGCTGGATGCGCACCCGGGTTTGCAGTCGATGGACGAGAATCCATTCTTCAATAACCTGGCCGATACGCTGCGCCAGCACGATCCACGCATCCTGGACGACTTCGGCGTACTGCGGCAGTTCGATTGTGACGAACTGCGCAAGCGCTACCACGCGATGGTCGCCGAGCGCATAGCACGGCGGTGGGATGCACAGCTGGTCGACAAGAACCCACTGAACATGCAGTGGTTGCCGATGATCCATCGACTGTTTCCGGCGGCAAAGATCATCTTCGCGCTACGTCATCCCTGCGACGTGATTCTCAGCTGCTATATGCAGAATTTCCGCTCCAGCGGCCTGGCGGCAGCCTGCAATACGCTCACGCGGCTGGCGCACGCCTACGTGGAGATCATGACGTGCTGGCTGGAAGAGGTGAGCATTCTGCAGCCGGACATGATGGTGTCGCGCTACGAAGATCTCGTGCTGGACTTTCCGCAGCAGGCTGCGCGCATCGCACAGTTCCTGGAACTGGAGGATGCCGTTCCCATGCTGAGCTTCGACCAGCATGCACGCAGCAAGACGTATATCGGCACGCCCAGCTACTCGCAGGTGATCGAGCCGGTGAACCGGAAAGGACTGGGACGCTGGCATCGGTACCGCAGCGAGTTCGAGCCGGTCCTGCCGATCCTCGAACCCATGCTGCGGCATTGGGGCTACGACACCGAGATGTACAGCAGCTCGCCTGCGAATTAG